AAGGGGGCTGCTGCTGGTTACATGCTGTTGTATCTATCAATAAACAAACTGAAGGAGATGGAAAAAACGCTATAATGGCTGCATTATCCGCTCACCCTTCACTTAAACATTGTGTGGTTGTTGACACTGACGTTAATGTATTTGATGCTGAAGATGTTGAATATGCAATATCAACAAGAGTAAAAGGTGACAGAGACATTATGATTGTTCCTAATGTCCGTGGTTCATCCCTTGATCCGGTAGCTGAAAGTGATGGAACAACTACAAAAATAGGTGTAGATGCAACAAAATCACTAAAATCATTAGAAAAATTCGAAAGAGTTAGTTTCGGTGAATGAAACTACTCTAATATTTAATTTTAAGGAGTCAAACTCCCATTCTTTTTTTATTCTAAGGTATATAAATTACCGTAATTGTAAAGTTTAACGTCATCAGGAACTTTATAGATTATATTTTTTGTGTCAAAAATAATTGGTTTTTCCATTTTTTTGCTGATTAGCTCATAATCCGGATGCTTGAATTCATTATGGTCACATAGGATGAGTATTAATTTTGCACCATCTATTGCATCTTTAAAGCTTACCAGGTTTTCCCTTTCAAGGTGAGGGTCATGGATGGAAAGTTCATATCCGTCATTTTCAAGTCTTGCTATAATTTCATAGGCGGGACTTTCCCTGTCGTCTCCAGTATTTCCTTTATATGAAATTCCAAGCACTGCAATTTTACCGTCAGGAATTATTTTTTTGACATATTTGCATACAAATTCAGGCATTGAATTGTTTGTATCACGTGCCAGCTTGATTATTTTAGCGGTTTCAGGTGCTTTTGCATAAATAAAGTACGGATCAATTGCAAGGCAATGGCCTCCAACACCAGGACCTGGAGAATGCAGATTTACCCTTGGGTGTTTATTTGCCATTTTAATTACATCAAGTGCATTTACACCAATTTCAGCACAGATTTTTGCAAGTTCGTTTGCAAGAGCAATATTGACATCTCTATATGTATTTTCCATACATTTTGACAATTCTGCGGTTTTTGCCTCTGTAAGCATTAGGTATCCTTCAACAAATTGTCCATATACTTCACTTGCTTTAACGGCACATTCAGGTGTTACTCCACCAATTATTCTGTCATTGTGAACAAGCTCTTCTAAAATACGTCCTGGAAGAACTCTTTCAGGACAATGTGCAAGATACAGGTCTTTACCAATAGTAAAGCCTGCTTTTTCAAAAATAGGTTTGATTACATCATCAGTAGACATAGGAGCTATTGTAGATTCTATAATAATAGTATTTTCCTTTTCCAAATATGGAATTATTGTTTCACATGCAGTGGTGACATAGCTCAAATCACAGCTGTAGTTTTCAGTGATGTATGGGGTAGGGACTGTAATAATAAAAGCGTCTGCTTTTTCAGGAGTTAATGAAGCTTTGTAAGTATTTTTTTTCAAGGATTTTTTGATGATATCAGCTATTCCGGGCTCTTCAATGTGAATAATACCTCTGTTAAGGTTATTAATAATTTCTTCGTTAATGTCGACTCCAACAACTTCACAATGGCTTCTTGAAAAAAGAGCAGCAGTTGGAAGTCCAATATATCCCTGTCCCATTATACATACTTTCATGATTTTAACTCCGTCTTTAAATATTAAATATAATATATATTTAAACTATATATTAAAGTTTTAAGGGATTATTATGAAGATTTTAATTACAGGCTCCAATGGAATGTTGGGCCATGACCTGCAAGAAGTTTTAAAAGACAAGCATGAATTGCTTTTAACAACATCCAAAACATTGGATATCACTGATAAGGATAAAACCATAGAGTTTATTGTTGAAAATAAGCCAGATATTGTTATCAACTCAGCGGCATATACCGATGTTGACGGATGTGAAACCAATCAGGATTTGGCCTATGCGGTAAATGGTGAAGGTGTTAGAAACCTTGCTTTGGCATGCAAGGAAGTGGATTGTCCTCTTGTTCATGTAAGTACTGATTATGTATTTGACGGAACAGCAAGAGATCCAATTGAAGAGGATGGTGAAATTGGTCCGATTAGTGTTTACGGTAAAAGTAAACTAAAAGGGGAAGAGGCCATTTTGGAAATTTTGGATAAATACTTTATATTAAGGACTGCCTGGTTATACGGCATCAACGGTAAGAATTTCCCAAAAACAATGCTTGAGTTAGCTAAAAATCACTCAGAAATAACAGTTGTTTATGATGAAGTTGGAACACCTACATACACTCCGGATTTGGCTTATGGAATTTCCCAGCTGATTGAAACAGATTTTTACGGAATCTATCATCTGACAAATTCAGGAAGCTGCTCATGGTGTGAATTTGCAAAATATATCTTTGAAATTGCACAAAAGGATGTTAAAGTCATTCCCGTTACCGCTT
This portion of the uncultured Methanobrevibacter sp. genome encodes:
- a CDS encoding nucleotide sugar dehydrogenase, with the protein product MKVCIMGQGYIGLPTAALFSRSHCEVVGVDINEEIINNLNRGIIHIEEPGIADIIKKSLKKNTYKASLTPEKADAFIITVPTPYITENYSCDLSYVTTACETIIPYLEKENTIIIESTIAPMSTDDVIKPIFEKAGFTIGKDLYLAHCPERVLPGRILEELVHNDRIIGGVTPECAVKASEVYGQFVEGYLMLTEAKTAELSKCMENTYRDVNIALANELAKICAEIGVNALDVIKMANKHPRVNLHSPGPGVGGHCLAIDPYFIYAKAPETAKIIKLARDTNNSMPEFVCKYVKKIIPDGKIAVLGISYKGNTGDDRESPAYEIIARLENDGYELSIHDPHLERENLVSFKDAIDGAKLILILCDHNEFKHPDYELISKKMEKPIIFDTKNIIYKVPDDVKLYNYGNLYTLE
- the rfbD gene encoding dTDP-4-dehydrorhamnose reductase, which encodes MKILITGSNGMLGHDLQEVLKDKHELLLTTSKTLDITDKDKTIEFIVENKPDIVINSAAYTDVDGCETNQDLAYAVNGEGVRNLALACKEVDCPLVHVSTDYVFDGTARDPIEEDGEIGPISVYGKSKLKGEEAILEILDKYFILRTAWLYGINGKNFPKTMLELAKNHSEITVVYDEVGTPTYTPDLAYGISQLIETDFYGIYHLTNSGSCSWCEFAKYIFEIAQKDVKVIPVTASEFSRPAPRPSYSVLKNKKWVENGFKPLRDYKEAIKEYIELIK